The Pseudomonas triclosanedens genome has a window encoding:
- a CDS encoding ABC transporter ATP-binding protein, with the protein MTKSSDLLVLDQVSKSYGEGLTAVDQVSLAIRENEFFALLGPSGCGKTTLMRMIAGFETPSAGCIYLDGRDISPLPPNKRPLNLMFQSYALFPNMTVRGNIAYGLEMEKLPAGEIRQRVDAVLETAQLGQLANRRPDQLSGGQRQRVALARALVKRPRVLLLDEPLGALDKKLREKMQLELKRLQHESGITFIMVTHDQEEALVMSDRMAVLRDGKVCQCGSPGELYEYPGSRFVADFIGVSNLIEGRRVGTGRLQAGDQLLAIETTAEAGPENVTLALRPERLRVLTDATPACDNQIRGEVAEVAYHGLDTNLHVNTALSSKPLIVRVPSSDYDYLRLAAGMPVQLGWDARHARVLTH; encoded by the coding sequence ATGACTAAGTCTTCCGACCTGCTGGTGCTGGATCAGGTCAGCAAATCCTATGGCGAAGGCCTGACCGCGGTGGACCAGGTTTCCCTGGCGATTCGCGAGAATGAGTTCTTCGCGCTGCTGGGGCCGTCGGGATGCGGCAAGACCACCCTGATGCGGATGATCGCCGGCTTCGAGACCCCCAGCGCCGGCTGCATCTACCTGGATGGCCGGGACATCTCGCCACTGCCGCCGAACAAACGGCCGCTGAACCTGATGTTCCAGTCCTATGCGCTGTTCCCCAACATGACGGTGCGCGGCAACATCGCCTACGGCCTGGAGATGGAAAAACTGCCCGCCGGCGAAATCCGCCAGCGCGTCGACGCGGTGCTGGAAACCGCGCAGCTCGGGCAACTGGCCAACCGTCGCCCGGACCAGCTTTCCGGCGGCCAGCGCCAGCGCGTGGCCCTGGCCCGCGCGCTGGTAAAGCGCCCGCGCGTACTGCTGCTGGACGAGCCGCTCGGCGCGCTGGACAAGAAGCTGCGCGAGAAGATGCAGCTTGAGCTCAAGCGCCTGCAGCACGAAAGCGGTATCACCTTCATCATGGTCACCCACGACCAGGAGGAAGCGCTGGTCATGTCCGACCGCATGGCCGTGCTGCGCGACGGCAAGGTCTGCCAGTGCGGCAGCCCCGGCGAGTTGTACGAATATCCCGGCAGCCGCTTCGTCGCCGACTTCATCGGCGTCAGCAACCTGATCGAGGGTCGCCGCGTGGGCACCGGGCGGTTGCAGGCCGGCGACCAGTTACTGGCCATCGAGACCACCGCCGAAGCCGGCCCGGAGAACGTCACCCTGGCCCTGCGCCCGGAACGCCTGCGGGTGCTCACCGACGCCACGCCGGCCTGCGACAACCAGATCCGCGGCGAGGTGGCGGAAGTCGCCTACCACGGCCTGGACACCAACCTGCACGTCAACACGGCGCTGTCCAGCAAGCCGCTGATCGTCCGCGTGCCTTCATCCGACTACGACTACCTACGCCTCGCCGCCGGCATGCCGGTGCAACTGGGCTGGGATGCGCGGCATGCCCGCGTGCTGACTCACTGA
- a CDS encoding ABC transporter permease: MRNHSGFALGAHLWLVYAFLYVPILVLILLSFNASGLPTAWGGASLKWYGKLLANASIQHAALNTLIVALTSTFIACLLGTLLALGVEMRARNNSARKGANLADTLLMAPMIIPDIVLAIALLSFFNLLKMSLGLHSVILSHVVFNIAFVCAVVRTRLKHFDYSILEASIDLGAGWFTTARRVLLPAIFPGVLAGGLLAFTLSVDEFIIAFFNAGSGSASTTLPMQIYSMIRFGVTPEINALATLVMLVSFTALFASQRLNKVPKAHD; this comes from the coding sequence ATGCGTAACCATTCAGGCTTCGCCCTCGGCGCGCACCTGTGGCTGGTGTATGCCTTCCTCTATGTGCCGATCCTGGTGCTGATCCTGCTGTCGTTCAATGCCAGCGGGCTGCCCACCGCCTGGGGCGGTGCGTCGCTCAAGTGGTACGGCAAGCTGTTGGCCAATGCTTCGATCCAGCATGCGGCGCTCAATACGCTGATCGTCGCGCTGACCTCCACCTTCATCGCCTGCCTGCTCGGCACATTGCTCGCCCTGGGCGTGGAGATGCGCGCGCGCAACAATTCAGCCAGGAAGGGCGCGAACCTCGCCGATACCCTGCTGATGGCGCCGATGATCATTCCCGACATCGTCCTGGCCATCGCGCTGCTGAGTTTCTTCAACCTGCTGAAGATGAGCCTGGGGCTGCACTCGGTCATCCTGAGCCATGTCGTGTTCAACATCGCCTTCGTCTGCGCGGTGGTGCGCACGCGTCTCAAGCACTTCGACTATTCGATCCTCGAAGCATCCATCGACCTCGGCGCCGGCTGGTTCACCACCGCGCGGCGGGTGCTGCTCCCGGCGATCTTCCCCGGCGTGCTGGCCGGCGGGTTGCTGGCGTTCACCCTGTCGGTGGACGAATTCATCATCGCCTTCTTCAACGCCGGCTCCGGCAGCGCATCCACCACGCTGCCGATGCAGATCTACTCGATGATCCGCTTCGGCGTGACTCCCGAAATCAACGCCCTCGCCACCCTGGTGATGCTGGTCAGCTTCACCGCGCTGTTCGCCTCCCAACGTCTGAACAAGGTGCCCAAAGCCCATGACTAA
- a CDS encoding ABC transporter permease, which yields MTALSADRRLSAWLLAPGLGWLALFLLLPCLLVLVYSFLERGAYGGIDYVFTWENYRRAVDPLYLDILLRSAKIAGLATLYAVLIGYPAAYAITRATPRRQAVYLFLVMLPFWSNYLIRTYAWIVLLNREGLLNRLFSLVGYSGEPISLLYTDATVVLGLVYNYIPFVILAIYSSLSRIDNELWEASRDLGASGWTTFRRVILPLSVPGVAAGAVFVFVLSIGNFITADLLGGKQVQMVGNLIYAQFLTARDWPFGAALSFFLIGIMMLLLFIQALVSRRAQGAEGERHA from the coding sequence ATGACCGCTTTGTCCGCCGACCGAAGACTGTCGGCCTGGCTGCTCGCGCCCGGCCTGGGATGGCTGGCCCTGTTCCTGTTGCTGCCGTGCCTGCTGGTGCTGGTCTACAGCTTTCTCGAACGTGGCGCCTATGGTGGCATCGATTACGTATTCACCTGGGAAAACTACCGCCGCGCGGTGGACCCGCTGTACCTGGATATCCTGCTGCGTTCGGCGAAGATCGCCGGCCTCGCCACCCTCTATGCGGTGCTGATCGGCTATCCGGCGGCCTATGCCATCACCCGCGCCACGCCGCGCAGGCAGGCGGTGTACCTGTTCCTGGTGATGCTGCCGTTCTGGAGCAACTACCTGATCCGCACCTACGCCTGGATCGTCCTGCTCAATCGCGAGGGGCTGCTCAACCGCCTGTTCAGCCTGGTGGGGTACAGCGGCGAGCCGATCAGCCTGCTGTACACCGATGCGACCGTGGTGCTCGGGCTGGTCTACAACTACATCCCCTTCGTCATCCTCGCCATCTACAGCTCGCTGTCGCGCATCGACAACGAGCTGTGGGAAGCCTCGCGGGACCTCGGCGCGTCCGGCTGGACCACCTTCCGCCGGGTGATCCTGCCGCTGTCGGTGCCCGGCGTCGCGGCGGGCGCGGTGTTCGTCTTCGTGCTGTCGATCGGCAACTTCATCACCGCCGATCTGCTCGGCGGCAAGCAGGTGCAGATGGTCGGCAACCTGATCTACGCGCAGTTTCTCACCGCGCGAGACTGGCCGTTCGGCGCGGCGCTGAGCTTCTTCCTGATCGGCATCATGATGCTGCTGCTGTTCATCCAGGCCCTGGTATCGCGCCGGGCCCAGGGCGCGGAGGGCGAACGCCATGCGTAA
- a CDS encoding polyamine ABC transporter substrate-binding protein translates to MKLKTMLYAGATLALTLSATTASAKDLVISIWDGYMAPDALEKFQKATGLEADKSLHATNEEIMGKLMASGGDGYDVVFVSSPFAEILHKQGLLAEIDPAKVPNLKNLYPEAQKLEYDPGNHFSVPYTWGTTGICYRSDKVSPAPASWSDLLKPSDALKGKTTMLATDRWLLGAGFLANGWSVNDGNPEQISAVRDQLIATKKRLLSFDDTTFYSKLASGEALMAHAWDGWCNYGTQANEAIKFVVPKEGSDLWVDTMVVLKSSKNPEAAYRFINYMLEPANHAWVAENILYKVPNQAAMATLKPDLLAKYPNLTTTPAELVKQQQLRDVGGETQKAYTRAVTEIMAAQ, encoded by the coding sequence ATGAAGCTGAAGACCATGCTCTACGCGGGGGCTACCCTCGCGCTCACGCTGTCCGCCACCACCGCCAGCGCCAAGGATCTGGTGATCTCCATCTGGGACGGCTACATGGCCCCGGATGCCCTGGAGAAGTTCCAGAAGGCCACCGGCCTCGAAGCCGACAAGTCCCTCCACGCCACCAACGAAGAGATCATGGGCAAGCTCATGGCCTCCGGCGGCGACGGCTACGACGTGGTGTTCGTTTCCTCGCCTTTCGCCGAGATCCTGCACAAGCAGGGCCTGCTCGCCGAGATCGATCCGGCCAAGGTGCCGAACCTCAAGAATCTCTATCCCGAAGCGCAGAAGCTCGAATACGACCCGGGCAACCACTTCTCCGTGCCCTACACTTGGGGCACCACCGGCATCTGCTATCGCTCGGACAAGGTCAGCCCCGCGCCGGCCAGTTGGAGTGACCTGCTCAAGCCTTCCGATGCCCTCAAGGGCAAGACCACCATGCTGGCCACCGACCGCTGGCTGCTGGGCGCGGGCTTCCTCGCCAACGGCTGGTCGGTGAACGACGGCAACCCGGAGCAGATCAGTGCGGTGCGCGACCAGTTGATCGCCACCAAGAAGCGCCTGCTGTCCTTCGACGACACTACTTTCTACTCCAAGCTGGCCTCCGGCGAGGCGCTGATGGCCCATGCCTGGGACGGCTGGTGCAACTACGGCACGCAGGCCAACGAAGCGATCAAGTTCGTCGTGCCGAAGGAGGGCTCCGACCTCTGGGTGGACACGATGGTGGTGCTCAAGAGTTCGAAGAACCCCGAGGCGGCCTATCGCTTCATCAACTACATGCTCGAACCGGCCAACCATGCGTGGGTCGCGGAGAACATCCTCTACAAGGTGCCCAACCAGGCGGCGATGGCGACCTTGAAGCCCGACCTGCTGGCCAAGTACCCGAACCTCACCACCACGCCGGCAGAACTGGTCAAGCAACAGCAGTTGCGTGATGTGGGCGGCGAGACGCAGAAGGCCTACACCCGCGCCGTGACCGAGATCATGGCTGCGCAATAG
- a CDS encoding GntR family transcriptional regulator — MSKDTEKKPRTNHLELARRIIEHAQDTGLGDGDALSEQQLARNFGVSRTLIRASLDLLLEQRLAAHEPGKGYRLCADPSAQVLGSALPQAEEEELAASVLRDRMAGRLGNSLSASELMRRYDIGRAAAQKVLTQLSEDQVLERGAGQSWSFRPLLNNLAALEDSLRYRLILEPEALLAPGFDPDLARLALLRGAMEELLAAPIERFDIVQFRELDISFHELIAQGCGNRFVGDALLQHQRLRRLPNLLPMVSVHRLQEALREHLRIIEQIERGQVEIAADLMRLHLRLSSAQRPQTANRGIPQSPAGPRR; from the coding sequence TTGAGCAAGGACACCGAAAAAAAACCGCGCACCAACCACCTGGAACTGGCCCGGCGGATCATCGAGCATGCGCAGGACACTGGCCTGGGCGATGGCGATGCGCTGTCCGAACAGCAACTGGCGCGCAACTTCGGCGTGTCGCGCACGCTGATCCGCGCCAGCCTCGACCTGCTGCTGGAACAGCGCCTGGCAGCCCACGAGCCGGGCAAGGGCTATCGCCTTTGCGCCGACCCTTCGGCACAGGTGCTCGGCTCTGCCTTGCCCCAGGCCGAGGAGGAGGAGCTGGCCGCCTCGGTGCTGCGCGACCGCATGGCCGGCCGCCTGGGCAACAGCCTCAGCGCCAGTGAACTGATGCGCCGCTACGACATCGGCCGGGCAGCCGCACAGAAGGTGCTGACGCAACTGAGCGAAGACCAGGTGCTGGAGCGCGGCGCCGGGCAGAGCTGGTCGTTCCGCCCGCTGCTGAACAACCTCGCGGCGCTGGAAGACAGCCTGCGCTACCGGTTGATCCTCGAACCCGAGGCCCTGCTCGCCCCCGGCTTCGACCCCGACCTGGCGCGCCTGGCGCTACTGCGCGGGGCAATGGAGGAACTGCTCGCCGCGCCTATCGAACGCTTCGATATCGTGCAGTTCCGCGAGCTGGACATCAGCTTCCACGAACTGATCGCCCAGGGTTGCGGCAACCGCTTCGTCGGCGACGCACTGCTCCAGCACCAACGCCTGCGCCGCCTGCCCAACCTGCTGCCGATGGTCAGCGTGCACCGCCTGCAGGAAGCCCTGCGCGAACACCTGCGGATCATCGAGCAGATCGAGCGCGGCCAAGTGGAAATCGCCGCCGACCTGATGCGCCTGCACCTGCGGCTGTCGTCAGCACAGCGGCCGCAGACCGCCAACCGCGGGATTCCACAGTCGCCAGCCGGACCCCGTCGGTGA
- a CDS encoding glycosyltransferase translates to MKPRTKTIAFFPEASFGAALNCIGIAQALRELGARPVFICHSHFQGIFAEYGFAEYPLQLDSPLSAAEHQHYWERFIERNVPYFDQTPLEQIDSYVAPAWDAIIDTAIESEKPLQQLLARLKPDAIVLDNVVTFPAIAAAGCPWVRMVSCAETELPDAAVPPYLSGASSSDGQACATYRERYLQATKPAHERFARFLAECGHPALPPGQFLEDSPWLNLLLSPTPVRYRREKPLPAERYLYLDGCVRSEAPYVPPQFPRHDDAPLIYVSFGSLGAADVAMMQRLIDAVALLPYRFLINVGAYREHYGTVPDNVYLDSWFPQPAVLRECQLFIHHGGNNSFCEALYYGLPSVIIPYCWDGHDNARRAEEVGVARYLPRFEDPLAALPRALAELLADNAMHQRLAAARETMQASRGTETAARAILGICAD, encoded by the coding sequence ATGAAGCCAAGAACCAAAACCATCGCCTTCTTCCCCGAAGCCAGCTTCGGCGCCGCGCTCAACTGCATCGGCATCGCCCAGGCGCTGCGCGAGCTCGGGGCGCGTCCGGTGTTCATCTGCCACTCGCACTTCCAGGGCATCTTCGCCGAGTACGGCTTCGCCGAATACCCGCTGCAACTGGACTCGCCGCTATCCGCCGCCGAGCACCAGCACTACTGGGAGCGCTTCATCGAGCGCAACGTTCCCTACTTCGACCAGACACCGCTGGAACAGATCGACAGCTACGTGGCGCCGGCCTGGGACGCCATCATCGACACCGCCATCGAGTCGGAGAAGCCGCTGCAGCAACTGCTCGCACGGTTGAAGCCGGACGCCATCGTGCTGGACAACGTCGTCACCTTCCCGGCCATCGCAGCCGCCGGCTGCCCCTGGGTGCGCATGGTCTCCTGTGCGGAAACCGAGCTGCCCGACGCCGCCGTGCCACCCTATCTTTCCGGTGCCAGCAGCAGCGATGGACAGGCCTGCGCAACCTACCGCGAGCGCTATCTGCAAGCGACGAAGCCGGCGCACGAGCGCTTCGCCCGCTTCCTCGCCGAATGCGGCCACCCCGCCCTGCCCCCCGGCCAGTTCCTCGAAGACTCGCCCTGGCTCAACCTGCTGCTGTCGCCGACGCCGGTGCGCTACAGGCGCGAGAAGCCGCTGCCGGCCGAACGCTACCTGTACCTCGACGGCTGCGTCCGCAGCGAGGCGCCCTATGTGCCGCCACAATTCCCCCGCCATGACGATGCGCCGCTGATCTACGTGAGCTTCGGCAGCCTTGGCGCGGCCGACGTGGCAATGATGCAGCGCCTGATCGACGCCGTGGCACTGCTGCCCTACCGTTTCCTGATCAACGTCGGCGCCTACCGCGAGCACTACGGCACAGTACCGGACAACGTCTACCTCGATAGCTGGTTCCCGCAACCTGCGGTGCTGCGCGAATGCCAGCTGTTCATCCACCACGGCGGCAACAACAGCTTCTGCGAAGCGCTCTACTACGGCTTGCCGTCGGTGATCATCCCTTATTGCTGGGACGGCCACGACAACGCCCGGCGCGCCGAGGAAGTCGGCGTGGCGCGCTACCTGCCGCGCTTCGAAGACCCACTGGCAGCACTCCCCCGGGCTCTCGCCGAACTGCTCGCCGACAATGCCATGCACCAGCGCCTGGCCGCCGCGCGCGAAACGATGCAGGCCTCGCGCGGAACCGAGACGGCAGCACGAGCGATTCTCGGCATCTGCGCCGACTGA
- a CDS encoding AraC family transcriptional regulator produces the protein MPSTPIDAQFDLALVSPFLLQTLAEVAGDKGVSGERLCRGLGFTVEELQDPAQRISYRQAASMIQRALEALPERGLGLWVGHRNVLGTLGLLGHVLSLCKTLRDAFETGRRFQHTTGGIAVCNLLEGPDESFVEVECRLPHADIQRFAVEEFFASLLVYNRALIGTAFEPLRFEFTHAAPSYEAEYRRLLGPNLHFGCLHNRMVIASHCLDLPLPGHQPVALRQALNLLEAESAQARQQMDLLESVERAILRDLSLGSHIDKVAAGLNMSSRTLRRRLGEHGMTFEALQDQVRRTRAMSLLNNPDMPLERIAEALGYSDVRGFRRAFKRWTGQSPSACRDEAVASAQG, from the coding sequence ATGCCCAGTACTCCCATCGACGCGCAGTTCGACCTGGCCCTGGTTTCGCCTTTCCTGTTGCAGACCCTTGCCGAGGTCGCCGGCGACAAGGGCGTGAGTGGCGAGCGCCTGTGCCGCGGGCTCGGCTTTACCGTCGAAGAATTGCAGGACCCGGCCCAGCGTATCTCCTACCGCCAGGCTGCGAGCATGATTCAACGGGCCCTGGAGGCTTTGCCGGAGCGCGGCCTCGGCCTGTGGGTCGGCCATCGCAATGTGCTCGGTACGCTCGGCCTGCTCGGGCACGTGCTGTCGCTGTGCAAGACCCTGCGCGATGCCTTCGAGACCGGCCGGCGCTTCCAGCACACCACCGGTGGCATCGCGGTCTGCAACCTGCTCGAAGGCCCCGACGAGAGCTTCGTCGAAGTCGAATGCCGGTTGCCACATGCGGACATCCAGAGGTTCGCGGTGGAGGAGTTCTTCGCCAGCCTGCTGGTGTACAACCGCGCACTGATCGGCACTGCGTTCGAGCCCCTGCGTTTCGAGTTCACACATGCCGCGCCGAGCTACGAGGCAGAATACAGGCGCCTGCTCGGGCCGAACCTGCACTTCGGCTGCCTGCACAACCGCATGGTGATCGCCAGTCATTGCCTGGACCTGCCGTTGCCTGGCCACCAGCCCGTCGCCCTGCGCCAGGCGCTCAACCTGCTGGAAGCCGAGAGTGCCCAGGCGCGACAACAGATGGACCTGCTGGAATCGGTGGAGCGCGCCATCCTCCGCGACCTGTCGCTGGGCAGCCACATCGACAAGGTTGCCGCCGGCCTCAACATGAGCAGCCGTACCTTGCGTCGGCGCCTGGGCGAACACGGCATGACCTTCGAGGCCCTGCAGGACCAGGTGCGCCGGACGCGTGCCATGAGTCTGCTGAACAATCCGGACATGCCTCTGGAACGCATCGCCGAGGCCCTTGGCTACAGCGATGTGCGCGGCTTTCGCCGAGCCTTCAAGCGCTGGACCGGCCAGAGTCCGTCCGCCTGCCGCGACGAGGCGGTGGCTTCGGCTCAAGGGTAG
- a CDS encoding DSD1 family PLP-dependent enzyme, producing MRPSDNGAPYDEYFARLNREMREHGPMRPVMLIDLDRLDHNVDVVMRSVRRTGKHLRLVEKSLPSPQLLDYIARRAGTRRMMSFHQPFLNHDAERFTDADLLLGKPLPVRSAQEFYANHRGAFDPSAQLQWLLDTPERLQQYLELARALNTRLRINIELDVGLHRGGVADHATLGQMLALIGANPQHLEFAGFMGYDPFVGMGVPGILGSPEELFAKVMKLYDGFVDYARTQHAPLWKPGLTLNTAGSPSYRMHENERTSTEVSVGSALVKPTHYDLPSLMDHQSAAFIATPVLKSTGAVRMPALDEKSALFSWWDPNLRETFFVYGGNWMAEPESPRGLQFNGLYGRSSNQEMINGSHAVGLGVDDQVFLRPTQSESIFLQFGDLLAVREGRIVEHWPVYT from the coding sequence CTGCGGCCATCGGATAACGGCGCCCCGTATGACGAATACTTTGCCCGGCTCAACCGCGAAATGCGCGAGCACGGCCCGATGCGCCCGGTCATGCTGATCGACCTGGACCGCCTGGACCACAACGTCGATGTGGTGATGCGGTCGGTGCGCCGCACCGGCAAGCACCTGCGTCTGGTGGAGAAGTCGCTGCCGTCGCCGCAACTGCTCGACTACATCGCCAGGCGCGCGGGCACCCGGCGGATGATGTCGTTCCACCAGCCATTCCTCAATCATGATGCCGAGCGCTTTACCGATGCCGACCTGCTGCTGGGCAAGCCGCTGCCGGTACGTTCCGCGCAGGAGTTCTATGCGAACCATCGCGGCGCGTTCGACCCGAGCGCTCAACTGCAATGGCTGCTGGATACGCCCGAGCGCCTGCAGCAATATCTGGAGCTGGCCAGGGCACTCAACACCCGGCTGCGGATCAACATCGAGCTGGACGTCGGGCTGCACCGCGGTGGCGTGGCGGACCACGCGACCCTCGGGCAGATGCTCGCATTGATCGGCGCCAACCCGCAGCACCTGGAATTCGCCGGCTTCATGGGTTACGACCCCTTCGTCGGCATGGGCGTGCCCGGCATCCTCGGCTCGCCGGAAGAACTCTTCGCCAAGGTCATGAAGCTCTACGACGGTTTCGTCGACTACGCCCGCACCCAGCATGCGCCGTTGTGGAAGCCGGGCCTGACGCTCAATACCGCCGGCAGCCCGAGCTACAGGATGCACGAGAACGAGCGCACCAGCACCGAGGTTTCGGTAGGGTCGGCGCTGGTCAAGCCGACTCACTACGACCTGCCGTCGCTGATGGATCACCAGAGCGCGGCCTTCATTGCCACGCCGGTGCTCAAGAGCACCGGCGCGGTGCGGATGCCGGCGCTGGACGAAAAGTCCGCGCTGTTCTCCTGGTGGGACCCGAACCTGCGCGAGACCTTCTTCGTCTACGGCGGCAACTGGATGGCCGAGCCCGAGTCGCCCCGGGGGCTGCAATTCAACGGGCTGTACGGGCGCAGCTCGAACCAGGAAATGATCAACGGCTCCCATGCCGTCGGCCTGGGCGTGGACGACCAGGTATTCCTGCGGCCCACGCAGTCCGAGTCGATCTTCCTGCAGTTCGGTGACCTGCTGGCGGTGCGCGAGGGACGAATCGTCGAACACTGGCCGGTCTACACCTGA
- a CDS encoding D-arabinono-1,4-lactone oxidase: MSIHLTRRQLLWRAGVAGAFAAFSGHALAAEPARAPRLIPWRNWSGGQSCLPLARLAPQSLDELVQIIRQAQGKVRPVGSAHSFSALVPTDGTLVSLAYFNGLLGHDASTLQAEFAAGTPMSLMGAALKEVGQALPNMADIDYQTLAGAISTSTHGTGVGFGSYSSTVTGLQLVTASGEVLDCDARRHPEVFNAARVSLGALGVATRVRMQNRAAYRLREKQWVASTEELLEDVEKNTRENQHWEMQVITHSDYALSIALNETTDPATPPQDPAKEGGNEFVGLIENLDKYGSDFPAARSFLLNSLRHIASFDDRVDDSYEIYANVRNVRFNEMEYSVPAEHGPACLREILKLINDRDLRTWFPIEYRYVKADDIPLSMFEGRDSCSISVHQHYSMDHHNFFAAVEPIFWKYAGRPHWGKLHTLNARALQPLYPRWKEFTEVRQALDPQGKFLNAHLSSILGVA; encoded by the coding sequence ATGTCCATTCATCTCACCCGTCGCCAACTGCTGTGGCGTGCCGGCGTTGCCGGCGCCTTCGCGGCGTTTTCCGGTCATGCGCTGGCGGCCGAACCGGCTCGCGCCCCGCGCCTGATTCCCTGGCGCAACTGGTCCGGCGGGCAGAGCTGCCTGCCGCTGGCGCGCCTTGCGCCACAGAGCCTGGACGAGCTGGTCCAGATCATCCGCCAGGCCCAGGGCAAGGTCCGCCCGGTCGGCTCGGCCCACTCCTTCAGCGCCCTGGTGCCCACCGACGGCACGCTGGTTTCCCTCGCCTACTTCAACGGTCTGCTCGGACACGATGCCAGTACCTTGCAGGCGGAATTCGCCGCCGGCACGCCGATGTCGCTCATGGGGGCGGCGCTCAAGGAGGTAGGCCAGGCCCTGCCGAACATGGCCGATATCGATTACCAGACCCTGGCCGGGGCGATTTCCACCTCGACCCACGGCACAGGAGTCGGCTTCGGCTCCTATTCGTCCACCGTCACCGGCCTGCAACTGGTGACAGCCAGCGGCGAGGTTCTGGACTGCGACGCCCGGCGGCATCCCGAGGTGTTCAACGCCGCGCGGGTTTCCCTGGGCGCCCTGGGCGTCGCCACCCGGGTGCGAATGCAGAACCGCGCGGCCTACCGCCTGCGCGAGAAACAGTGGGTGGCCAGCACCGAGGAGTTGCTGGAGGACGTGGAGAAGAACACCCGCGAGAACCAGCATTGGGAGATGCAGGTGATCACCCATTCCGACTACGCGCTGTCCATCGCGCTCAACGAGACCACTGACCCGGCCACTCCGCCGCAGGACCCGGCCAAGGAGGGGGGCAACGAGTTCGTCGGCCTGATCGAGAACCTCGATAAGTACGGCAGCGACTTCCCGGCCGCGCGCAGCTTCCTGCTCAACAGCCTGCGCCACATCGCCAGCTTCGACGACCGCGTGGACGACTCCTACGAGATCTACGCCAACGTGCGCAACGTACGTTTCAACGAGATGGAATATTCGGTCCCGGCCGAGCACGGTCCGGCCTGCCTGCGGGAAATCCTCAAGCTGATCAACGACCGGGACCTGCGCACCTGGTTTCCCATCGAGTACCGCTACGTGAAGGCCGACGACATTCCGCTGAGCATGTTCGAGGGGCGCGACAGTTGCTCCATCTCCGTGCACCAGCACTACAGCATGGACCACCACAACTTCTTCGCCGCCGTCGAGCCGATCTTCTGGAAATACGCGGGGCGGCCTCACTGGGGCAAGCTGCACACGCTGAATGCGCGGGCGCTGCAACCTTTGTATCCGCGCTGGAAGGAGTTCACCGAAGTACGCCAGGCGCTGGACCCGCAGGGCAAGTTCCTCAATGCCCACCTGTCCTCGATCCTGGGCGTGGCCTGA
- a CDS encoding c-type cytochrome, giving the protein MLKPATPLLPAAVLAVAALLGGCGEDAPPASTRNTAALAPSDPALAKIYDSSCKLCHANPASGAPQTGDAKAWQPRLAQGGDSLLDHSINGYKGMPPMGMCMQCSEDEFLALISFMSGQQVR; this is encoded by the coding sequence ATGCTGAAACCCGCAACACCGCTGCTGCCGGCTGCCGTGCTGGCGGTGGCCGCGCTGCTCGGCGGCTGTGGCGAGGACGCGCCGCCAGCCAGCACCCGCAACACCGCCGCCCTGGCCCCCAGCGATCCCGCCCTGGCGAAGATCTACGACAGCAGTTGCAAGCTGTGCCACGCCAACCCGGCTTCCGGGGCGCCGCAGACCGGCGATGCCAAGGCCTGGCAGCCACGGCTCGCCCAGGGTGGCGATAGCCTGCTGGATCACAGCATCAACGGCTACAAGGGCATGCCGCCGATGGGGATGTGCATGCAGTGCTCGGAGGACGAGTTCCTCGCCCTGATTTCCTTCATGTCCGGCCAGCAGGTCCGATAA